One Caulobacter segnis genomic window carries:
- a CDS encoding methyl-accepting chemotaxis protein, with amino-acid sequence MIEFDSIEAQRRTGGKLIVACQVAMAGLIPAAQAFTGRFDLVSTLMTAGLAAVALVAYRLWTDRFGQRLGAAMMLVAQITLFVLAFQGHPLQAEARMAYLAGLALLVAFGEWRIVAAAAAAIIGIDVLAPFVAPHKLSAASSVWSIAFGIGVTLATAWSLIWLTAGVSRLFVTVSARTERAEAAVHDAEAANATASAERAARDASNAEKAAEKAAMEAEQSLVVAELEKAIESLAGGDLTWRLRRTFAPRYEALRETFNGAFERLQATMGEITVNARSMSAGVGDMSSATDELSRRTEQQAASLVETATALGQVTAAVNETAKNARQANAAAAAARREAEHSDPVVTEAVEAMTQIETSSGQIGKIIGVIDEIAFQTNLLALNAGVEAARAGDAGKGFAVVAQEVRALAQRSADAASEIKTLVAASGAQVQAGVERVDRTREALQRIVARVAEIDVQVDAIARSAQDQAQNLGEVNGAVSEMDRVVQQNAAMVEETTAAAHALASEAETLAGRIGRFRIEADARPGQTALVA; translated from the coding sequence GTGATCGAGTTCGACAGTATCGAGGCTCAACGCCGTACGGGCGGAAAGCTCATCGTCGCCTGCCAGGTGGCGATGGCTGGCCTCATTCCCGCCGCTCAGGCCTTCACCGGCCGGTTCGACCTGGTTTCGACCTTGATGACGGCCGGCCTGGCCGCCGTGGCGCTGGTCGCCTACCGGCTGTGGACCGACCGCTTCGGCCAACGGCTGGGAGCGGCGATGATGCTGGTGGCCCAGATCACGCTCTTCGTCCTCGCGTTCCAGGGGCATCCCCTGCAGGCCGAGGCCCGCATGGCCTATCTGGCGGGGCTGGCGCTGCTGGTGGCGTTCGGCGAGTGGCGGATCGTGGCGGCGGCCGCCGCGGCGATCATCGGCATCGACGTGCTGGCGCCGTTCGTCGCGCCTCATAAGCTTTCGGCCGCCTCGAGCGTCTGGTCGATCGCGTTCGGCATCGGCGTCACCCTGGCCACGGCCTGGTCGCTGATCTGGCTGACCGCCGGCGTCTCGCGCCTGTTCGTCACCGTGTCGGCGCGCACCGAACGCGCCGAGGCCGCCGTCCACGACGCCGAGGCGGCCAACGCCACGGCCTCGGCCGAACGCGCCGCGCGTGACGCCTCGAACGCCGAGAAGGCGGCCGAGAAGGCGGCGATGGAAGCCGAGCAGTCCCTGGTCGTCGCCGAACTGGAGAAGGCGATCGAGAGCCTGGCGGGCGGCGACCTGACCTGGCGCCTGCGCCGGACGTTCGCGCCGCGCTACGAGGCCCTGCGCGAGACCTTCAACGGCGCCTTCGAGCGCCTCCAGGCGACCATGGGCGAGATCACGGTCAACGCCCGCAGCATGAGCGCGGGCGTCGGCGACATGAGCAGCGCCACCGACGAGCTGTCTCGCCGCACCGAACAACAGGCCGCCAGCCTGGTCGAGACCGCCACGGCCCTGGGCCAGGTCACCGCCGCCGTCAACGAGACGGCCAAGAACGCGCGTCAGGCCAACGCCGCCGCCGCCGCCGCCCGTCGCGAGGCCGAGCATTCCGACCCGGTCGTGACCGAGGCGGTCGAGGCCATGACTCAGATCGAGACCTCGTCGGGCCAGATCGGCAAGATCATCGGCGTGATCGACGAGATCGCCTTCCAGACCAACCTTCTGGCCTTGAACGCCGGCGTCGAGGCCGCGCGCGCGGGCGACGCGGGCAAGGGCTTCGCGGTCGTGGCCCAAGAAGTGCGGGCCCTGGCCCAGCGGTCGGCCGACGCCGCCAGCGAGATCAAGACCCTGGTCGCCGCGTCGGGCGCTCAGGTGCAGGCCGGCGTCGAGCGGGTCGACCGCACGCGCGAGGCGCTGCAGCGCATCGTCGCCCGTGTCGCCGAGATCGATGTCCAGGTCGACGCGATCGCCCGTTCGGCCCAAGACCAGGCCCAGAACCTCGGGGAGGTCAACGGCGCGGTCAGCGAGATGGATCGCGTGGTGCAGCAGAACGCGGCCATGGTCGAGGAGACCACCGCCGCGGCCCACGCCCTGGCCTCGGAAGCCGAGACCCTGGCCGGCCGCATCGGCCGCTTCCGCATCGAGGCCGACGCCCGGCCGGGCCAGACGGCGCTGGTCGCCTAA
- a CDS encoding GNAT family N-acetyltransferase: MPKHDTDTDTLARDLTVVARTQGGLDVRMRPATSADHDALAAFFADLSPEDRRHRFLASLKTVDERQLALMIRNDDGPDRTFVSCDAADGAILAVATLATGLDAERAEVAVSVRSDLKGRGLSWSLLKHALTYARAVGVKVVESIETADNHPALDLEREMGFTVRPVSDDHGLRLAERAV; the protein is encoded by the coding sequence ATGCCCAAGCACGACACCGACACCGACACCCTAGCGCGCGACCTGACGGTCGTGGCGCGCACCCAAGGCGGCCTTGACGTTCGCATGCGTCCGGCGACGTCGGCCGATCACGACGCGCTGGCCGCCTTCTTCGCGGACCTGAGCCCCGAGGACCGGCGCCACCGCTTCCTGGCCAGCCTCAAGACGGTCGACGAGCGGCAACTGGCGCTGATGATCAGGAACGACGACGGGCCGGACAGGACCTTCGTGTCGTGCGACGCCGCCGACGGCGCGATCCTCGCCGTGGCGACGCTGGCGACCGGCCTCGACGCCGAGCGCGCCGAGGTCGCGGTGTCGGTCCGTTCCGACCTGAAGGGTCGCGGCCTCTCCTGGTCGCTGCTGAAGCACGCCCTGACCTACGCCCGCGCCGTCGGCGTCAAGGTCGTGGAGTCGATCGAGACGGCCGACAACCATCCCGCCCTGGATCTGGAGCGCGAGATGGGCTTCACGGTCCGCCCGGTGTCCGACGACCACGGCCTGCGCCTGGCCGAACGCGCCGTCTAG
- a CDS encoding lytic transglycosylase domain-containing protein produces the protein MKAPAQTCIATLAALAMASAGAARAQVLQIGDDGAVQKIGGGWAKPAETASSKSTAWRAEFEAAAAANDLDPDFLAAVARTESALDPRAVSAAGAIGLMQLMPATARDLGVNPWNPAQNIMGGARYLRALLDHFDGQIDLALAAYNAGAGAVTRYGGVPPYAETRTYVGRNLDRLADLADANTTGEHAQ, from the coding sequence GTGAAAGCGCCCGCCCAGACCTGTATCGCGACGCTCGCCGCCCTGGCGATGGCGTCGGCCGGCGCGGCCCGCGCCCAGGTGCTGCAGATTGGTGATGACGGCGCGGTCCAGAAGATCGGCGGCGGCTGGGCCAAGCCCGCCGAAACCGCCTCTTCGAAATCCACGGCTTGGCGCGCCGAGTTCGAGGCCGCCGCCGCCGCGAACGACCTGGATCCCGACTTCCTCGCCGCCGTCGCCCGGACCGAGTCCGCCCTCGACCCGCGCGCGGTCTCCGCCGCCGGGGCGATCGGCCTGATGCAGCTGATGCCGGCCACGGCCCGTGACCTGGGCGTCAATCCCTGGAACCCCGCGCAGAACATCATGGGCGGGGCGCGCTACCTGCGCGCCCTGCTCGACCACTTCGACGGCCAGATCGACCTCGCCCTGGCCGCGTACAACGCCGGCGCCGGCGCGGTGACGCGATACGGCGGCGTGCCGCCCTACGCCGAGACCCGGACCTATGTCGGCCGCAACCTCGACCGCCTCGCCGACCTGGCGGACGCCAACACCACCGGAGAACACGCTCAATGA
- a CDS encoding PAS domain S-box protein encodes MDIGKASRLADVQHLIAYGLALAGFATAAVALGLKARRRRDAAPAGAAAHQLNLLIDGAAEYAIYMLDPKGDVLIWNAGAERLKGWAEAEILGQNTAVFYPEDAKDRDKPAADLARAREQGRFEEEDWRVRKDGSEFLAHVSVTALRDGGGKLEGYGVVVRDATDQRASERALRASANHLQSILSTVPDAMIVIDDHGLILSFSAAAERLFGYAEADVVGANIRVLMPSPDRERHDSYLQRYVETGERRIIGLGRVVTGQRRDGSTFPMELAVGEAKGEGQRVFTGFIRDLTERYRTEAKLETLQAELIHVSRVSAMGAMASTLAHELNQPITAVANYVQGVRSLLTRHEPDDLPMILEALDDAVSEALRAGHIVRRLREFVARGEVDKTAHDLSALVRESMTLGLVGARVHGVEAEVSLDPAIGRVLVDKVQIQQVLVNLARNAVEAMADSPEHRLWFSSQAQEGGLVRLTVADSGPGVPHDVIDGLFSAFVSTKSEGMGLGLSICRTIVEAHGGRIWFEPRPGGGSQFHFTLVRAEPEQVDG; translated from the coding sequence ATGGATATCGGCAAGGCGTCGCGACTGGCCGACGTTCAGCATCTGATCGCCTATGGCCTGGCCCTGGCGGGCTTCGCGACGGCCGCGGTCGCCCTCGGCCTGAAGGCGAGGCGACGCCGCGACGCCGCACCGGCCGGCGCGGCCGCGCACCAGCTGAACCTCCTGATCGACGGCGCGGCCGAGTACGCCATCTACATGCTCGATCCCAAGGGCGACGTGCTGATCTGGAACGCCGGCGCCGAGCGCCTGAAAGGATGGGCCGAGGCCGAGATCCTGGGACAGAACACCGCCGTCTTCTATCCCGAGGACGCCAAGGACCGTGACAAGCCCGCGGCCGACCTAGCCCGCGCCCGCGAGCAGGGCCGGTTCGAGGAGGAGGACTGGCGGGTCCGGAAGGACGGCTCGGAGTTCCTGGCCCACGTCTCGGTCACGGCCCTGCGCGACGGCGGCGGCAAGCTCGAGGGCTACGGCGTGGTCGTGCGCGACGCCACCGACCAGCGCGCCAGCGAGCGGGCCCTGCGCGCCAGCGCCAACCACCTGCAATCGATCCTGTCGACGGTTCCCGACGCCATGATCGTCATCGACGACCACGGCCTGATCCTGTCCTTCAGCGCGGCGGCCGAGCGGCTGTTCGGCTATGCGGAGGCGGACGTCGTCGGGGCCAATATCCGCGTGTTGATGCCCTCGCCGGACCGCGAGCGGCACGACAGCTACCTGCAGCGCTATGTCGAGACCGGCGAGCGGCGGATCATCGGCCTGGGCCGTGTGGTCACCGGCCAGAGGCGGGATGGCTCGACCTTCCCGATGGAACTGGCGGTCGGCGAGGCCAAGGGGGAGGGACAGCGCGTCTTCACCGGCTTCATTCGCGACCTCACCGAGCGCTATCGCACCGAGGCCAAGCTGGAGACCCTGCAGGCCGAGCTGATCCACGTTTCGCGGGTCAGCGCCATGGGCGCCATGGCCTCGACCCTGGCGCACGAACTGAACCAGCCGATCACGGCCGTGGCCAACTACGTGCAGGGTGTCCGCAGCCTGCTGACACGACACGAGCCGGACGACCTGCCGATGATCCTGGAGGCGCTGGACGACGCCGTCAGCGAGGCTCTGCGCGCCGGCCACATCGTGCGCCGCCTGCGCGAGTTCGTGGCGCGCGGCGAGGTTGACAAGACCGCCCACGACCTTTCGGCCCTGGTCCGCGAGTCGATGACGCTGGGCCTGGTCGGGGCGCGGGTGCACGGCGTCGAGGCCGAGGTGAGCCTGGATCCCGCGATCGGCCGCGTGCTGGTCGACAAGGTCCAGATCCAGCAGGTGCTGGTCAATCTGGCCCGCAACGCGGTCGAGGCCATGGCCGACTCGCCCGAGCACCGCCTCTGGTTCAGCAGCCAGGCCCAGGAGGGCGGGCTGGTCCGCCTGACCGTCGCGGATTCCGGTCCCGGGGTCCCCCACGACGTCATCGACGGCCTGTTCAGCGCCTTCGTCAGCACCAAGTCCGAAGGCATGGGCCTGGGTCTTTCGATCTGCCGTACGATCGTCGAGGCGCACGGCGGCCGGATCTGGTTCGAACCGCGGCCGGGCGGCGGTTCGCAATTCCATTTCACGCTCGTCCGGGCGGAGCCGGAGCAGGTCGATGGCTGA
- a CDS encoding intradiol ring-cleavage dioxygenase, whose amino-acid sequence MHEHDHLEDHDLGLNHDLEVMAKHTLARRRLLSLFAVGGTGALIAACGGGGSDSSSAASSTSTTTTTGTTTTTGTTTTGTTTGTTTTTSCVADPTETNGPYPSDGTNSVNGVISNSLTTSGIVRSDIRSSFGSYSGTADGVPLTITIKVVNTNSSCAVLSGYAVYIWHCTREGNYSLYTVTNQNYLRGVQVTDSNGEVTFTTIYPGCYSGRWPHIHFEVFPSLVSATTQRNATLTSQFAMPSSVSSTVYNGASGYSSSVTNLAAITIASDNVFGDNTSAQITAMTPTVTGSVSAGYTATVTVGIAV is encoded by the coding sequence ATGCACGAACACGACCATCTCGAAGACCATGATCTGGGCCTCAATCACGACCTGGAGGTCATGGCCAAGCACACCCTGGCGCGCCGTCGTCTGCTGAGCCTGTTCGCGGTTGGCGGGACCGGCGCGTTGATCGCCGCGTGCGGCGGCGGAGGTTCGGACTCCAGCAGCGCCGCGTCGTCGACCTCGACCACCACGACGACTGGGACGACGACCACCACGGGCACGACGACTACCGGGACGACCACCGGAACCACGACGACGACCAGCTGCGTGGCCGATCCGACCGAGACCAACGGGCCCTATCCGTCGGATGGCACCAACAGCGTCAACGGCGTGATCTCCAACAGCCTGACGACCAGCGGCATCGTGCGCAGCGACATCCGCTCCAGCTTCGGCAGCTACAGCGGCACGGCCGATGGCGTGCCGCTGACGATCACGATCAAGGTGGTGAACACCAATTCCAGCTGCGCGGTCCTGTCGGGCTACGCCGTGTACATCTGGCACTGCACGCGCGAAGGCAATTATTCACTCTATACGGTCACGAACCAGAACTATCTGCGCGGCGTGCAGGTCACCGACTCCAACGGCGAAGTGACGTTCACGACCATCTATCCGGGCTGCTATTCCGGCCGCTGGCCGCACATCCACTTCGAGGTCTTCCCGAGCCTCGTGAGCGCGACGACCCAGCGCAACGCCACGCTGACCTCGCAGTTCGCCATGCCGTCCAGCGTGTCCAGCACCGTCTACAACGGCGCCAGCGGCTATTCGTCCAGCGTCACCAACCTCGCGGCGATCACGATCGCCAGCGACAATGTCTTCGGTGACAACACCTCGGCCCAGATCACGGCCATGACGCCGACCGTGACGGGCAGTGTCTCGGCCGGCTATACGGCGACGGTGACGGTCGGCATCGCCGTCTAG
- a CDS encoding TrbC/VirB2 family protein: protein MKDPAGSGPIIAALGWVQGTLLGNVATAVAVIAVAMVGFMMLTGRINWRMGATVVLGCFILFGATTIVGGIQAAG, encoded by the coding sequence ATGAAGGATCCCGCGGGCTCGGGCCCGATCATCGCCGCCCTGGGCTGGGTGCAAGGCACGCTGCTGGGTAACGTCGCCACCGCCGTCGCGGTCATCGCCGTGGCCATGGTCGGCTTCATGATGCTGACCGGCCGGATCAACTGGCGCATGGGCGCGACCGTGGTCCTGGGCTGCTTCATCCTGTTCGGCGCCACCACGATCGTCGGCGGCATCCAGGCGGCGGGCTGA
- a CDS encoding response regulator: protein MTSPPSASESRTSVLLVEDDPAIRRSLQLHLRARRFDVRAFGACRPVLADGAAGEAAVLVSEYKLPDGDGLGLLTALRAKDWRGVAILLTSETTRDLEEAARSAGYARVLRKPIIEAALGDMIERLLRDGAGA from the coding sequence ATGACCTCGCCGCCCAGCGCCTCCGAAAGCCGGACATCGGTCCTGCTAGTCGAGGACGATCCCGCCATCCGCCGGTCTCTGCAGCTTCATCTGCGCGCGCGCCGCTTCGACGTGCGGGCCTTCGGGGCCTGCCGGCCGGTGCTGGCCGATGGCGCGGCCGGCGAGGCGGCGGTGCTGGTCTCGGAATACAAGCTTCCCGACGGCGACGGTCTGGGCCTGCTGACCGCGCTGCGCGCCAAGGACTGGCGGGGCGTGGCCATCCTGCTCACGTCCGAGACGACGCGGGACCTGGAAGAGGCGGCCCGGTCGGCCGGATACGCCCGCGTGCTGCGGAAGCCGATCATCGAGGCCGCCCTGGGCGACATGATCGAACGTCTCCTGCGCGATGGCGCGGGCGCCTGA
- a CDS encoding type IV secretion system protein VirB3, producing MTALSRAPIFRALTQPQMFGGVTYSFFIINGVVTTEAFLVTRSFWALGAAALIHAIGYLACLREPRIFDLWLTRVSRCPRTPDWRRWRCNSYAP from the coding sequence ATGACCGCCCTTTCGCGCGCGCCGATCTTCCGGGCCCTGACCCAGCCGCAGATGTTCGGCGGCGTGACCTACTCGTTCTTCATCATCAACGGGGTGGTGACGACCGAGGCCTTCCTGGTCACGCGCAGCTTCTGGGCCCTGGGCGCGGCCGCCTTGATCCATGCGATCGGCTACCTGGCCTGCCTGCGCGAGCCCCGGATCTTCGACCTGTGGCTGACCCGCGTCAGCCGCTGCCCGCGCACGCCCGACTGGCGGCGCTGGCGTTGCAACAGCTACGCCCCCTGA
- the ccoN gene encoding cytochrome-c oxidase, cbb3-type subunit I yields MSAPSTLNAAGPSAGPGSASPPAGSGALLIISVVGTFLAILGAGLTHDPIFRLQAGTAAIGGILASFALASGLSGGKLLDYPGKYSDNVIKAGVIATMFWAAAGLLVGVIIAAQLSWPRIFYFPEAGWLNFGRLRPLHTSAVIFAFGGNALIATSFWVVQRTCKARLAGGITPWFVFWGYQLFIVLAGTGYLMGATQGKEYAEPVWYTDLWLTVVWVAYLLVFLGTIWKRKEPHIYVANWFYLAFIVTIALLHLVNNAAVPVGPLNHLSYGVMAGVQDALTQWWYGHNAVGFFLTAGFLAMMYYFVPKRVERPVFSYRLSIVHFWALIFIYIWAGPHHLHYTALPQWAQTLGMTFSIMLWMPSWGGMINGLMTLSGAWDKLRTDPVVRMMVVAMAFYGMATFEGPVMSIRAVNALSHYTDWTIGHVHAGALGWVGFITFGAIYCMVPWLWKKKEMYSTKLIEWHFWIATTGILLYIAAMWVSGIMEGLMWREYTPQGFLAYSFIETVSAKHIENVIRTIGGLMFLAGAVIMIVNMWLTIATPNPETADAELTDDTSTAPATAIA; encoded by the coding sequence ATGTCCGCCCCGTCCACTCTCAATGCCGCCGGTCCGTCCGCGGGCCCAGGCAGCGCAAGCCCGCCCGCGGGCTCTGGCGCGCTACTCATCATCAGTGTCGTCGGAACGTTTCTGGCGATTCTCGGCGCGGGCTTGACCCACGATCCGATCTTCCGGCTGCAGGCCGGCACCGCCGCCATCGGCGGCATACTGGCGTCGTTCGCCCTCGCTTCGGGTCTGTCGGGCGGCAAGCTGCTCGACTACCCCGGCAAATATTCGGACAACGTCATCAAGGCCGGCGTCATCGCCACGATGTTCTGGGCCGCCGCTGGCCTGCTCGTGGGCGTGATCATCGCCGCCCAGCTGTCTTGGCCGAGGATCTTCTACTTTCCCGAGGCTGGCTGGCTGAACTTCGGCCGCCTGCGCCCGCTGCACACCTCGGCGGTGATCTTCGCCTTCGGGGGCAACGCCCTGATCGCCACGTCGTTCTGGGTCGTCCAGCGCACTTGCAAGGCGCGCCTGGCCGGCGGCATCACGCCGTGGTTCGTGTTCTGGGGCTACCAGCTGTTCATCGTGCTGGCCGGCACCGGCTACCTGATGGGCGCCACGCAAGGCAAGGAATACGCCGAGCCCGTCTGGTACACCGACCTGTGGCTGACGGTCGTCTGGGTCGCCTACCTGCTGGTCTTCCTGGGCACGATCTGGAAGCGCAAGGAACCCCACATCTATGTGGCCAACTGGTTCTACCTGGCCTTCATCGTCACCATCGCGCTGCTGCACCTGGTCAACAACGCCGCCGTTCCGGTCGGCCCGCTGAACCACCTGTCGTACGGCGTGATGGCCGGCGTCCAGGACGCCCTGACCCAGTGGTGGTACGGCCACAACGCCGTCGGCTTCTTCCTGACCGCCGGCTTCCTGGCCATGATGTACTACTTCGTGCCCAAGCGCGTTGAGCGCCCGGTCTTCAGCTATCGCCTGTCGATCGTGCACTTCTGGGCCCTGATCTTCATCTACATCTGGGCTGGCCCGCACCACCTGCACTACACGGCCCTGCCGCAGTGGGCCCAGACCCTGGGCATGACCTTCTCGATCATGCTGTGGATGCCCTCGTGGGGCGGCATGATCAACGGCCTGATGACCCTGTCGGGCGCGTGGGACAAGCTGCGCACCGACCCCGTCGTCCGCATGATGGTCGTCGCCATGGCCTTCTACGGCATGGCCACCTTCGAAGGTCCGGTGATGTCGATCCGCGCCGTCAACGCGCTGAGCCACTACACCGACTGGACCATCGGCCACGTTCACGCGGGCGCCCTCGGCTGGGTCGGCTTCATCACCTTCGGCGCGATCTACTGCATGGTGCCGTGGCTGTGGAAGAAGAAGGAAATGTACTCGACCAAGCTGATCGAGTGGCACTTCTGGATCGCGACCACCGGCATCCTGCTCTACATCGCCGCGATGTGGGTGTCGGGCATCATGGAAGGCCTGATGTGGCGCGAATACACGCCCCAAGGCTTCCTGGCCTACAGCTTCATCGAGACGGTTTCGGCCAAGCACATCGAGAACGTCATCCGCACCATCGGCGGCCTGATGTTCCTGGCCGGCGCCGTGATCATGATCGTCAACATGTGGCTGACGATCGCGACCCCCAATCCCGAAACGGCTGACGCCGAGCTGACCGACGACACGTCGACCGCTCCCGCCACCGCGATCGCCTGA
- a CDS encoding response regulator transcription factor, with protein sequence MADKSVVHIVDDEDAVRRSASFLLRTAGYAVTTHASGVAFLKEAKGLEPGCVLLDVRMPDMDGLAVQAEMIARGLALPVVVLTGHGDVSVAVRAMKAGAVDFLEKPFEQADLIDAIERGLERLQAAETKILRAGEASTILAGLSPRELDVFKGMVRGLPNKSIAFDLGISPRTVEVHRANLMTKLGVRNLSEALRLAFAAGLDASIT encoded by the coding sequence ATGGCTGACAAGAGCGTAGTCCACATCGTCGACGACGAGGACGCCGTCCGGCGCTCGGCCAGCTTCCTGCTGCGCACCGCCGGCTACGCCGTCACCACCCACGCCTCCGGGGTCGCCTTCCTGAAGGAGGCCAAGGGGCTGGAGCCGGGCTGCGTGCTGCTGGACGTGCGCATGCCCGACATGGACGGGCTGGCGGTGCAGGCCGAGATGATCGCCCGAGGCCTGGCCTTGCCGGTGGTCGTGCTGACGGGCCACGGCGATGTCTCGGTCGCCGTGCGGGCCATGAAGGCCGGCGCCGTCGACTTCCTGGAAAAGCCCTTCGAGCAGGCCGACCTGATCGACGCCATCGAGCGCGGCCTGGAGCGACTGCAAGCCGCCGAGACCAAGATCCTGCGCGCCGGCGAGGCGTCGACGATCCTGGCGGGGCTCAGTCCCCGCGAACTGGACGTGTTCAAGGGCATGGTGCGGGGGCTGCCCAACAAGTCGATCGCCTTCGACCTAGGCATCTCGCCCAGGACCGTCGAAGTGCACCGCGCCAACCTGATGACCAAGCTGGGGGTGCGCAACCTGTCCGAGGCCCTACGGCTGGCGTTCGCGGCGGGCCTGGACGCCTCGATCACCTAG